In Synechococcus sp. UW179A, the DNA window AAGCGTTCTTCCAGTCAGGATTCCAGTTTCTTGCCTGCTGCAAGCGCCGTTCCCTGGTTCACCATGCTGCCTCAGTGTCAGTCCAGCCGTATTGCTTGAGCTGGAACCACAGAGCAACGGCGTCTTCATATCTCATGCTTCGCCGGGTTTTCAGAAGAGCGGGCTCATCGCCAGGCATGGGTCTCCCATTGTCCACAACGACTCCTGCATTCAGTGCCCAGGCTTTTGGATCTCTGTGAAACCTGGCGTACCAGCATCCTTTTGGATCCTTCAGCCATCCATCCATCGCTTTTTGCCCTCAGCGGTCAGCACTGATAGTAATAGTACAGGCGTACTGTTTCTAGTTCTTGTGGGGTTCGCAGAACGCATCGATCCCGCTAAGACCGCCGTTGTAGTTGTCTGGGGCCTCTGCATTGATGCCAAGTCGTTTCCAGTAACCAGCGAAGTGCTCCAAGCTCTCATAACCATTAGGGAAAGGGTTAACGAGCTATTCAAGGCAGAGGTCTCGTTTCGACTAGCAGCCAGCGATCAGTAGAGAGGCAGTGGTAGTGGCTGTGATGGTGGAGAAGCATTTCATGGTTGTGATTGCGACATCAGCGGTACTGGTAACCCTTCAATACAGAGCTCTGAATGTTTTGCACCCATCCGGCGATGACCGCAGTGCCCACCAGTCGGAGCAAAGCTCGGTGTCAAGGTTTTTGAATCGCTTTAGCTGCTTGAAAGCAAAAAAGACAGTAAGCGCGAGTGCCCAGGCTGAAGATTTGACTTTGCCAAGGGCATTGCTTGGAACTTTGAATGAAGCCAGCAGGCCAAAGACAGTATGAGTCGTGAGTTGGCTTGTGAGTGATCACCCTGTTCTGAGCTGTCTTGATATCAATCCTCTAGACGGATTCCTGATTCTCTAAAATTGATGAGGATTGAGTCAGAATATCGCGCACGTATTTTGACCAACTCATGCGTGATCAGTGCTTTTGGATGACATTCTTTGTACATATGATCGGCCTTGGCTTTGTCGTCGAGTCAGATATCCTGCGTCCGCTTTGATTGGGCTGTTCCCACCCCTATGAATACTGCTGAATATCTAACGGTGCAGTTGCTGTTCCCCCTGGCCGTTACAGAAAGGGATGTCTGAGCCTGTATCAATGCCTCTCCTTCATGCATTGGTTCAGACATGCTTCTGATGCCTGGTTTCCATCGTCCTATGTGATTGTTTGGGCTTGGAGTAGATGCATTGAACGCTCTTTGTTTGGGAAAGCACAGCTGGATAGTCAATGGAATGCCGGCTCAAGATTCAGGCATCGATGTTGTCTTTCGGGATGGATCGATCATCGGTGTCTATGAGCAGATCTGCGTTGCTCGATCCAGAAGAACGAGTCTTTGTCTTGATCAAGCTTTTATGGAACAGTTTGTATCGGAAGTGATGACCCGATCACTTGTCGCTCTGTTCGGAATAGAACTGGTTATGTCGAACTCCTGTAAGTTCCTTGACATGACCTTCACATGGATCTGCACATCAGCGTGCTCCTGAAGGCAGTGGCCGAGGCGCTGGGTCTGGATCAGTTGCTGAATGCTTGGCATCCACTTAAAAGCAACCGAGACGGTGATGGTCGGTCATTCAGGTTTATAGGCATGCCCAAGCAGGATCCTGGAAGCCAATCTGACTCGGAAAGAATCAGTCCAGTGACCTTTGTCAGCCATCGAGATGACTTCCTTGATGAAATAGGTGTTTGCCTCTTTCTTTGTCATCTTCTGTGCTCCAGCTCACATCTGTCTTACACGAGGTTCTGCTGGTCATTCAAGGGGTTGACGTCAATGCGTCTTGCTGTTGTGCTTTAAGGCTTCTTGTAAAGCCTCAAAGCGCTCTCTGAACGTTAAAAAAGATCCTGGTAGAGGTTAATCAGAGTCCATCAGGTAAGAAACTTCATCAACTTATGGTCTGTGGCTTCTTTTGAGAGCTTTCCTTGTCCTGCTCGGTTATGAAGTGTGGGTGCTTCCAGCCGATGCCGATCCATCAGGGCTCACTAGGTCGCCTCGTTTAAGGGCTCCGTGTGCTGATAAACCTTTTCTTGGTCATGGCAAATCAGCGGATGTCAGCCAAAGAATCTCATCGGTTGATAGAACTTGATCATGCATGTATGGGACAGGATTTTATTGTTTTAGAGATTCATCTAAGAACTCACTTTCGGGGTTGCCAAGCCACTTCAGCCAAGGTCCAGCCATCGCCAAGGTCCAGCCATGTGACTAGAGGTATTAATTGCTGAGAAAATGTGGATTGCCATTGCACTCGCTTACAGCGACAGCATGGGAGTGAGGCTCCGCCAACCCTTTCGCCATCAGTGCCTTCTTGCTGATGGACACACAGCGGTTGTGGTCCCTGGACTGCTGGGCCACCTCATTGAAAAGAAGAAGAAAGGCTGCTCCACCAACCGCAAGCAACAGGATCAAAACATTCATCTCTGACACCCTTCGGATCATGTTCCCAATGTCCTGACGCTCCATAAGCGTTCATAGCCTGATCACCAGGTGGTGTCACAGGATGTCCAGCCATAGCTTTTGAGCTGAAACCACAGAACAACGGCGTCTTCGTATCTCATGCTTCAACGACTCTTGAGGAGGGTCTGCACGTCACCTTCCCTTGCTCGTTGGTAGCGAACGACTAATCAACAGATGGCGAAAGAAAAATGACAGATCAGGACTAAGCACTTGAGCAGCGCTCCCTGAAGATCAATAAAAGGGGCCTTAGGGCTTTCAGCGTCCTTGGAGGTAAGTCATAGGGCTTCAGAAATTTCGGCTGGGTCTTGGGGGATCAAACCAAATGGCTGATCTACTTTGGTATGCCTGCATCTCACAACAGAAAGGACTGCTCCCCTTGAGCCATGGCGTCATAGGCTTCCGCGAGGCTGATTCCCAGTCGGGCGATGGCGTCGGGGTGATCTTATCTGCCTTGGCAAATACGTTTTAAATGTGGGCTATCAGGCCATTTTGTACTAGCTGTTCTCCATGCTCCCCAATGCCATGGTCCCCAATTTCCTTGATCACTTTTTAAGCGCTTATAGTTTCTCCATCCCATGCTGCCGTCTCGACAATTCCAAAGATATTGACTTTTTGTGATTTCCAAATATTCGTAACGGGGCTCTCCCTTTTCGGATACTCTATCTGTAACTACAATGTCACCTTTTCTTGATACAATGCGGTCGTAAGTACATACGTCTTCGAAGCAAAAGTCGTCTTTTATAAATCCTTCGGGAGTGTTTGTCCGCCAAGCACGTGGTGCAGCTGAGCCAGGCATTGTTCCTAATCGTTCGTCTGCTGCGATTGGCTGAAATGCTGTACTAACTGCCAATCCAAATACCAGCAAAAAATAGACTCTCAAAAGTTTCATCTCAGGGAAAAATTGTTAATGGTCTTTTTAAGGGCTTTGCTCTCATCTATAGCTGTCATCAGTTCGTTAGCCCATCCTCTGAGCAAGAATGTGGGTCACTAGATCAGCGTTGACCACACAGATCAGGCCAAAGTCTCATCGCGTTGTCGTGATCTCTTGTGCCTAGTGACTCTCTGTAGGTCTTGCCATCGTCTGTTCTTTAGACGGCACACCTGGAGCCCTCTGATCCGTGAAGCTGCCTAGGTCTAACTCGCTTCCTTCCTGTAAGGATTCAGAAAAGCACTTCCTTAAAACTCAATTCTCCTGAAAAGCCTTACTAGCAGAGCAATTCAGTGGATATCAGCCAAAGAATCCTTTGGATTGCAAAAACAGGCCAACGGCCAGCAGTGGACCGAATCCAGCGATCAGCAGTGTGATTTTCATCCGCAGGGGTGACACCTGCTTCTCCTTCTGCACCGGCATTGATCTCGATCGGGATGGTCTTGATTCTGCTTGTCAGCTTTGGCTTTTGGTGCCACTGAGAATCAGCACTGGGTTCATGGGCGCCATTCGGGTGCCATCGGCCAGAGGTTGTCCGCGATAGGCCTGTTGCTGACTGATCTGGATCAACCAGCGGGCGTTGTCCAGGATTGGCCGCAGTTCCGCCAGTGCTTCAACGTTGGCCATTGGAATCACCACCACCCCACCTGGGTTCATGCGATCGATCACAGCCTGGAGCAGCTCAGCTCGTTGGCGACCACCTCCGCCCAGAAGCACGCGATCAGGTTTCGGTATCTGATCAACAACAGTGAGGGCATTGGCTTCGATCACGTCTGCTGGTTTCACACCCAGGCGTTTGGCATTGGCCTGAATCAGCGTGCCGCCGCCGCTGCGCTGCTCCACGGCAAACAATTGCAGTTGCGGCCGGAGCCTCAGTGCTTCCAACCCCACGCTGCCGGTGCCAGCGCCCAGATCCCAGAGCACTCCTTGTTGTGGCAGCTGTAGATCAGCCAGCAGCTGGATTCTCACTTCACGCTTGGTCATCAAGCCAGGACGGTCCTGGTGTTGCAGAAAAAGGCCGTCGTCCAGACCGAACAGGGGTAATGACTCTTGGATCGGGTCGGCTGTTGGCTCTGCCACCAACACAACCAGGTGCAATGGATTGAGGTCTGAGGGGATTGGCTCAGCTGCACTCAGACGCTGCACTCGCTCATCACCATGGCCCAGCGCTTCAAAGAGCCACAGTGCATAACTGGCCTTCAGCCCGCTGCTGCTGAGGATGCGCCGCACTTCTTCAACCCCGCCGCGCTTGGGATCCGTCAGCACAGCCAGGGCTGATGGGCGTTTCTGCAGCCGCTGAATCAATGGGGCTGAATCACGCCCATGCAGGCTGATCCATTCCGCGTTCTGCCAGGGCATGCCCAGCCTTGCAAAAGCCAGTTGCAGTGATGAGGGGCCTGGATGAAAGCGCAGACTCTCTCGCCCCACACGTTCGATCAGGATCCGGCCGATCCCGAACCAGAGCGGATCGCCACTGGCCAGCACCACACCTCGTTGGTCTGAGCCGAGAGCTCTCAGGCTCTGGCAGAGGCTGATCGGATCGTCGCTGTTGATGCACCTTGCTGAGGAGCAACGTTCCAGCCACTGCTTCAGTGCTGGTTGCATCCTTTGTGGAGCAGCGATCAGATCGGCTTGTCGTACCAAGGCCTGGAGTGCTTCTGGCAGCGAGTCAGGGGCACCGGCATCGGTACCGATCACATCAATCATGGTCTTATTCTCACGCCAGTGCCGAGCCTCTGCAGTTCAGAGCTCGGTGGCAGTCTTCACCACAGAAGCGGCCCAGGCCCCGGTCGCTGAGGCCATTTCACTGACATCAGTCCGTGCAGTGTGATCCCTTGCTGTTGTGCTGGTCTCTCATTGTTCCCAGAACGATGGCTGACATTGACTGCGGAGTGTATTGCTGCTGCTTTTTATGGTTTTGGGGAACAAATACTCAATCACTTCTCCCAGATACATTTTGGTCTTCTGCACAGCAACAATTGATCAAGGTTGACTGAAAGTTGCCTGCATTATTCTCCCAGATTTTGTGGCGTAATGGATCTGAGATTAATTCAATTCCTGTCTGAATGTCGCGATGAAGAGCATGAAGCGATTGATCGTTGGTTCCATGCTTTTCAGCCAATCTCAATGACAATGGCCGGTGCGATCAGTTTTGCAAGAGACACCACACGCTTGGCTGAGCTTCTCGGAACAACCGAATCTGCTGCCCATAACGCTTGATCAGTAATCATTTGATCAGCGTTAAGTTGATGGCTTGATGCTTGCCATGTTGAGCATGGCCGTAGTGGTCAATTGTGCCCCAAGCGTCCGCATCAATCACTACTCGCCATCGATGCATTCAACTTTAAGTCAATGTTCTGAATTCTTATAATAAGCTTTTGCGATTGATCTCGAATGACATCGAGTCGAGTCGATCGGATTTCCAGTGTTCACTGGTGGTTGCCTCATAAAGATATTGGTGTGATGTTGAGACAAGCTCACTCCACGTTTAGTGATGATTTTCAGGGCGAAGAAATTCAAGAAATGATGGAAAAATGGGTTGAAAATGTCTGCCGATTGTCAGAGGGAGATATGCGTGATCTTCTGAGCCTGGTAAAAGAATTTTCCCTGGATTAAAGGCGTATTCATTGTAATTCAGATTTTTATTTTGAATCATCAGGGCGCTAGCAATGCTGATGCTGATGACTCATGTCGTCAGGCCTTGCGTTGCCGGCGACCAACAGCATTGCTAGTAGGTCCTTAGTTCCTACAACGACTGTCTGTGAGCAAGTCTTTACGCCGCGGAGCCTCGCTTCTTTTTGCTTCAGCTATGGGATGCGCTGCCTTGGCAGGGCTCAGCGGCCAAGCGGGTACCGTCAGGTTGGCGTCGAGCGGCCAGAGCTGCCCTGAAGCTGCTATTGAACAGACCGCCACGGTGGTGACTCCGGTCACGAAGGCCAACTATGCCTTTGCGGAAACCGAAGTGATCCTTGCCGATTATGTGCGCAAGATCGCCAAAGGCACCTGTAGTGATGGCGTTGGTGTGTTCTTCCACCAAAAGACGGCCCAGGATCCAAAAGAACGTTCGATTCTGCGGCCCAATTTCGACACGCTCTATTCCTTCGCTGTGCTGGATCTCAACAGTCCGGCCACTGTGGTGTTGCCCGACACCGATCGCTATCAGATTCTCGAGGTCGTAGATGATGAACACTGGATTCCGCTGATCAGTGATCAGCCGGGGAGCTACACCCTCACTAAGGACTCTATGGGTAGTCGTTATGTGTTCGCCTTCGTCCGGACTCAGGTGAACATGCAAGATCCCGAAGATCTCAAGCGGGCAGCAGCTGTGCAGGACCAGATCAAGCTTGAGCAGAGCGAGAAGGGGTCTTTTGTTGTGGGTCATAAGTACGACATGAAGCAAATTCTGGCCTTGCGAGCTGACTACAACGCGCGACGGCAACCAGAGGGGATCACATCGGAAATGGCTTTTGGTAAGAAAGGGCAGATCAGTCCTGAAATGCGTAACTTCGGGGTTGCCATCGGCTGGGGTGGCCTCCCCAAGGAAGGCGCTGTTTATCCATTCCCAAAGGTGGTTGATTCGACAGAACCTCAGACGCTGACTCTGAAAAACGTTCCGATTGATCCGCGGGCGTTCTGGTCAGTGACTATTTATGATAAGGATGGGTTTTCTGTTGGTGAAAAATATAATATCAACAGTGCTTTTGCTAAGCAGAATGAGCAAGGCGAGTATGTGATTCATCTTGGTGGTGATAAAAATCAGGACAATTATCTTGATATTTATCCGGGATGGAATGCTGCGATTCGCATCTACTCACCAACTAAAGCATACTTTGATGGTTCGTGGACTTCTCCTCAATTCGAACCTGCAAAATGAATGATCTCATAAGGCTTTGCGTCATAGCTTTTTTCTTCTATCGACGCAGTTTCTAGTGAGTTGGGCCCTTGTTACTGGTGGAAAAACCAGCTAACTCAGCGCGTGTGGGCTTGGTCCGCACGCGTTTTTTGTGGCTGTGTGCAATCGGTTGAAAAGCGGCAAAGATCTGTCTGATCCCATTTGGGCGAATTTCTTTTTGCTGCGCAGTCGCATCACCTGATTTTCTTTAAACAAAAAAAGAACGCTCCGTATGGCAGTCAATGAAAGGATTTGCGAGCAATCTGCGCAAAAAATCTTCCGCTGTTTTTCTTGCTTCAGCTTTTGCTGCCAGTTTGTGTGCGCCAGTTCTGGCCCAGAGCACGGCCAACAGCTCTGGTTCTGTCCCCAAGGGTTACACCACTCCCATTCCCGCTGAGCTGTTCACGCCTGATCAGGTCGAGACCAGTGTTGGCACATTTCGTTTCTTCGATGGCATGCCGGATGCCGCCACGGTTGATGCCAGTTTTGACTACCTCAAATTCATCCGCGCCTATGAAACGTTTCTCACGCTGATGCCGGCCGCCAGCATCGAGATGATGCGTGTCGGCCATGCGCAGCAGGGGGTCGACGACTACACGAAGGTCATGTTGATGGCCCCGCTGAATTCCAACCCTCTGTTTCTGACCGGAAATACCGATACGGTGTATGGCTCCGCCTTCTTCAATCTGAAGGACACGGGGCCGATGGTGATTGAAATCCCAGCCGGCCTCGGCCCTGGCACGATCAATGACGCCTATTTCCGATTTGTGGCCGATACAGGTGCTCCCGGCCCAGATCGGGGCAAAGGCGGCAAGTATCTGATCCTTGGTCCCGACGACGCAGAGCCCGCGAACACCGAGGGCTATTTCGTGTTTCGTTCACCCAGCTACTCCAACTGGTTGATCATGCGTGCTTTTCTCGATGATCAAGGCAAGCCTGATCAGGCGGTTGCCAACTATGAAAATGGCGTACGTCTTTATCCCCTCTCACTGAAAGACAACCCTCCGGCGATGACTTTTGTGCAAGGAGGCGATCTCGTCTTCAACACGGTGCATGCCAATAATTTCCACTTCTTTGAAGAGCTGAACACGGTGATTCAGCGTGAACCGGTCGATCTGTTTGACCCAGAACTGCTCGGACTGGCTTCGGCGATCGGACTCGAAAAAGGCAAACCCTTCAATCCCAGTGCTGAGGATCGCAGGATTCTCGAGGAAGCTGTGCAGGTTGGAGTCGCCTATGTGCGCTCCGACATGGGTAAGCCTCGTAATCGCGACGTCTACTTCTATGAGGACAAGCAGTGGTTCAGTCCTTTTGCCGGCGGGAGCCATGAATGGCTGATCGATGGCGGCAGGGGCGGCAGAAACCTTGATGCCAGAAGCAACTTTTTCTGGGGTTACACCGTCAACACCCCTGCCATGGTGCTCAAGATGGTCGGTGCCGGATCTCAGTACGGGGTGGTGGCGACTGATGCTGATGGCCTCTATCTCGATGGCAGTAAGAACTACAAGTTCACGGTGGATGCCAACGTGCCTGCCAAGGATTTCTGGTCGATGGTGGTCTACGACCCCCAGACGCGCTCTGAATTGCAAACGCCCCAGATGCTGCCCAGCAAAAACAGCAAGCGCAATAAAGACATGGTGGTGAACGCCAATGGCAGCATTGATCTCTACTTCGGTCCCACTGCACCGCAGGGCAAGGAAGCTAACTGGATTCAGACCATTCCCGGTAAGGGATGGTTTGGAATTTTCCGTTTTTACGGACCGCTGGAGCCTTGGTTCGACAAGACCTGGCAGCTCAACGACATTCAGCCTCTCGGTTGAGACCTGAACCCATCAACACCACGATTCATTCTCAACCATGACTCCTCTGACTCGTTTCCCATCCGCTGTCCTTTCCGCATTGTTGCTTGCCTGCAGTGGTTCAGCTTTGCAGGCCGCTGATGTCGTCCCCAAGGGCTACAACACCACCATTCCTGAGGATGTATTGACGCCTGACAGGGTGAAGACCCGGATCGGTACATTCAATTATTTCGATGGTTTCCCCGACGACGACACCATGGCCAAGGCCCGCCGTCAGGTGGATCTTGGCCGTGGCGTGCAGACCTTCCTGAACTTCATGCCGGCGGCATCGCTCGAGATGCTCTACGTGGGGCACCGTGATGGCTACGGCATGCGTGAGAACCGGGATATTGGCTTGTTTGAAGAGCTGATGAGTTCCAAATCACTCTGGCTAACCGGCAATACCGACACGGTTTACGCCACTGCCTTCCTGGATCTCTCCAATGGTCCCATCGTGGTTGAGGTGCCGGCTGGCACGGGCCCCGGCACGGTCAATGATGCCTTCTTCCGCTTTGTGGTCGATATGGGTGGCCCCGGCCCCGATAAAGGTAAGGGCGGAAAATATCTGATTGTTGGTCCAGGGCAAGCAACCCCGGCCAACACCGATGGCTATTTTGTGGCCAACACTCCAAGCAAGATCAATTGGTTGATCCTGCGTGGTTTTCTGGATGAGGAGGGCAAAACAGACACCGCCAGAAATGCTTTCAAGGGTGGTTTGAAGGTTTATCCCTACGCAGAGCGTGCCAATCCCCCTGCCAACAACTTCAAAAACCTCACGGATTGGGAGACGAACACTATCCATGCCAACAACTTCAAGTTCTATGAGGAGCTTGATGAGGTGATTCAACGGGAGCCTTCCGATCTGTTCTCGCCTGAGCTGCTCGGTATGGCATCGTCGATCGGGATTGAGAAAGGCAAGCCGTTTAACCCCTCGCCTGAGCAGCAAGCTTTACTCACTGAAGCCGTCGCTATCGGGAATGCCACGGCGCGTTCGATTCTGTTTGGACCTAAGGATCCCAAGAACTACATCTACCCCGGCAAGGCGGGTTACTGGCAGACCGGTTTCCCCGGGGGTAGTCATGAGTACCTGGTGAATCAGGGCAATGGTGGTCGTGACATGGATGGCCGCACGTTGTTCTTCTATCTGGCAACGGTGAACACACCGGCCATGGCTCTGGAAATTCCGGGTGTGGGGTCTCAGTACGCCTTCAGTTCAAGGGACGGTAGTGGCGCCTATCTCAACGGTTCCAACACCTACAAACTCAATATTCCGGCGAATCCGCCAGCAGAGAAATTCTGGTCGTTTGTGGTCTATGACCCGCAGACCCGTTCGATGCTGCAGAGCGGCGACATGCCCTATCCCAGCAAAAACAACAAGCGCAACGCTGACATGGTGAAAAATGCTGATGGCAGCATTGATCTCTACTTCGGCCCGCAAGCACCTGCTGGGATGGAGGCTAACTGGGTGAAGACCGTTCCTGGCAAGGGATGGTTCGGCATTTTCCGTCTCTACGGCCCGGGGCAGGAGTGGTTTGATCGCACCTGGAAACTTGGCGATATCGAAAAGGTCTGACCTTGTCTCGACCTCAAACACTGTGCTGATTGATTTGGGGCGGGTTCCTTCCGTTCGACCTCATTTAGGAAGACCACTGACTGATTTTTGGAGTCGTGATCATGAAGACTGTTGATGTTGTGGTGATCGGTGGTGGTTTCGCCGGCGTGACCACTGCCAGGGATTTGCAGAAGCGTGGATTCAAGGTGCTTGTGCTTGAGGCGCGCGATCGTTTGGGTGGTCGCACCTGGAGCACCGATCGCAATGGGTTCCATGTGGAGCTTGGTGGCACCTGGATTCACTGGACCCAACCTTTTGTATGGGCCGAAAAGGAACGCTACGGGCTTGAAATTCAGGAAACCCCCGGTTGTGTTGCCGAGCGGGTAGTGATCAAGGTGGATGGGAAGGTTCAGGAGTTGCGCGAAGATCAACTTGGTGAGTTTGTCTCAGGGTTTGAGCAATTCTTCGCTGAAGCTCAACAGGTGTGGGAGCGCCCCTACGACTCCCATTACAACTGGCCCGCGATTGAGCAACGTGATTCCTTGAGTGTGGCCGATCGTCTCGCTGCTCTGGATCTCACGCCATTACAGCGCACCAGTATTGGTGGCTTTCTTGAGATTCTGTCGATGAATCAGCCGGAGAATGCCTCCTATCTGGAGATGATGCGCTGTTGGTCGCTCACGGGGTGGAACTATTCCCTGTTCAATGACTCAGCAGCCCGCTACAAACTCAAGCGTGGCACTGGCGCACTGGTGCAAGCGATGGCCAGTGATGGTGGCTTTGATGTGATGCTCGACACCACAGTGGCATCCGTTCAACAAACGGCCAACGGGGTCACGGTGACGACGGCAGCTGGTGAGCAGGTGAGTGCCAAGCGCGCTGTGGTCACCGTGCCGCTGAATGTGCTTCACAACGTGGCGTTTGATCCACCGCTGAAGCCAGTGAAAGTGGAGGCTTCAAAGCTCAAGCATGTGGGCGGTGGAGCCAAGGTGTTTTTTGAGGTTGAAGGAGATCCAGGTGCGGTGATGACTCTGGCCAGATCAACCGACTCTGATCTGATTGGCAGCTTCACCTATCAGCGTGGTTATCAGCATTCTGTGTTGGCTGGTTTCAGTTTGGAGCCGGATGCACTCGAACGATCAGTTGCTGATTGGCAACCTGTTCTTGAGGAGTTTGTGCCCGGTATTCGGCTGCTGTCGACCTTTGGGCATGACTGGGGTAGTGATGCTCTCTCCCAGGGGAGTTGGTGCACGTATCGACCAGGCACCTTTGTGCGCTTCGCTGATGAACTGCCTAAGCAAGACAACAATCTATTTTTTGCCTCAG includes these proteins:
- a CDS encoding NAD(P)/FAD-dependent oxidoreductase; its protein translation is MKTVDVVVIGGGFAGVTTARDLQKRGFKVLVLEARDRLGGRTWSTDRNGFHVELGGTWIHWTQPFVWAEKERYGLEIQETPGCVAERVVIKVDGKVQELREDQLGEFVSGFEQFFAEAQQVWERPYDSHYNWPAIEQRDSLSVADRLAALDLTPLQRTSIGGFLEILSMNQPENASYLEMMRCWSLTGWNYSLFNDSAARYKLKRGTGALVQAMASDGGFDVMLDTTVASVQQTANGVTVTTAAGEQVSAKRAVVTVPLNVLHNVAFDPPLKPVKVEASKLKHVGGGAKVFFEVEGDPGAVMTLARSTDSDLIGSFTYQRGYQHSVLAGFSLEPDALERSVADWQPVLEEFVPGIRLLSTFGHDWGSDALSQGSWCTYRPGTFVRFADELPKQDNNLFFASGDHGEGWRGFIEGAISSGSKTAVSVAASLNH
- a CDS encoding DUF1651 domain-containing protein; the protein is MDGWLKDPKGCWYARFHRDPKAWALNAGVVVDNGRPMPGDEPALLKTRRSMRYEDAVALWFQLKQYGWTDTEAAW
- the cbiE gene encoding precorrin-6y C5,15-methyltransferase (decarboxylating) subunit CbiE; protein product: MIDVIGTDAGAPDSLPEALQALVRQADLIAAPQRMQPALKQWLERCSSARCINSDDPISLCQSLRALGSDQRGVVLASGDPLWFGIGRILIERVGRESLRFHPGPSSLQLAFARLGMPWQNAEWISLHGRDSAPLIQRLQKRPSALAVLTDPKRGGVEEVRRILSSSGLKASYALWLFEALGHGDERVQRLSAAEPIPSDLNPLHLVVLVAEPTADPIQESLPLFGLDDGLFLQHQDRPGLMTKREVRIQLLADLQLPQQGVLWDLGAGTGSVGLEALRLRPQLQLFAVEQRSGGGTLIQANAKRLGVKPADVIEANALTVVDQIPKPDRVLLGGGGRQRAELLQAVIDRMNPGGVVVIPMANVEALAELRPILDNARWLIQISQQQAYRGQPLADGTRMAPMNPVLILSGTKSQS
- a CDS encoding DUF1254 domain-containing protein translates to MKGFASNLRKKSSAVFLASAFAASLCAPVLAQSTANSSGSVPKGYTTPIPAELFTPDQVETSVGTFRFFDGMPDAATVDASFDYLKFIRAYETFLTLMPAASIEMMRVGHAQQGVDDYTKVMLMAPLNSNPLFLTGNTDTVYGSAFFNLKDTGPMVIEIPAGLGPGTINDAYFRFVADTGAPGPDRGKGGKYLILGPDDAEPANTEGYFVFRSPSYSNWLIMRAFLDDQGKPDQAVANYENGVRLYPLSLKDNPPAMTFVQGGDLVFNTVHANNFHFFEELNTVIQREPVDLFDPELLGLASAIGLEKGKPFNPSAEDRRILEEAVQVGVAYVRSDMGKPRNRDVYFYEDKQWFSPFAGGSHEWLIDGGRGGRNLDARSNFFWGYTVNTPAMVLKMVGAGSQYGVVATDADGLYLDGSKNYKFTVDANVPAKDFWSMVVYDPQTRSELQTPQMLPSKNSKRNKDMVVNANGSIDLYFGPTAPQGKEANWIQTIPGKGWFGIFRFYGPLEPWFDKTWQLNDIQPLG
- a CDS encoding DUF1254 domain-containing protein, coding for MGCAALAGLSGQAGTVRLASSGQSCPEAAIEQTATVVTPVTKANYAFAETEVILADYVRKIAKGTCSDGVGVFFHQKTAQDPKERSILRPNFDTLYSFAVLDLNSPATVVLPDTDRYQILEVVDDEHWIPLISDQPGSYTLTKDSMGSRYVFAFVRTQVNMQDPEDLKRAAAVQDQIKLEQSEKGSFVVGHKYDMKQILALRADYNARRQPEGITSEMAFGKKGQISPEMRNFGVAIGWGGLPKEGAVYPFPKVVDSTEPQTLTLKNVPIDPRAFWSVTIYDKDGFSVGEKYNINSAFAKQNEQGEYVIHLGGDKNQDNYLDIYPGWNAAIRIYSPTKAYFDGSWTSPQFEPAK
- a CDS encoding DUF1254 domain-containing protein codes for the protein MTPLTRFPSAVLSALLLACSGSALQAADVVPKGYNTTIPEDVLTPDRVKTRIGTFNYFDGFPDDDTMAKARRQVDLGRGVQTFLNFMPAASLEMLYVGHRDGYGMRENRDIGLFEELMSSKSLWLTGNTDTVYATAFLDLSNGPIVVEVPAGTGPGTVNDAFFRFVVDMGGPGPDKGKGGKYLIVGPGQATPANTDGYFVANTPSKINWLILRGFLDEEGKTDTARNAFKGGLKVYPYAERANPPANNFKNLTDWETNTIHANNFKFYEELDEVIQREPSDLFSPELLGMASSIGIEKGKPFNPSPEQQALLTEAVAIGNATARSILFGPKDPKNYIYPGKAGYWQTGFPGGSHEYLVNQGNGGRDMDGRTLFFYLATVNTPAMALEIPGVGSQYAFSSRDGSGAYLNGSNTYKLNIPANPPAEKFWSFVVYDPQTRSMLQSGDMPYPSKNNKRNADMVKNADGSIDLYFGPQAPAGMEANWVKTVPGKGWFGIFRLYGPGQEWFDRTWKLGDIEKV